A genome region from Cryptosporidium parvum Iowa II chromosome 8, whole genome shotgun sequence includes the following:
- a CDS encoding fibrillarin. RNA methylase: MSSRGSPFGGRGRGGGGRGGGRGGGGRSPGGGRGGGGRSPGGGRGRGGGKGGRGGGGGMKGGSKVIIVPHRHEGVFMAKGKSDALVTRNMVPGVSIYGEKRVETTDPETNEKIEYRVWNPFRSKLGATIIGGVANMPIKPGAKVLYLGAANGTTVSHVSDMVGPEGSVYAVEFSHRSGRDLTDMAKRRQNIVPIVEDARTPQKYRMLVPMVDVIFSDVAQPDQARIVALNAHLFLKNNGYFIISIKASCVDSTAKPEAVFASEIDKLRAEKCKPKEQLTLEPYHRDHAVVIGVYRPIKKKE, translated from the coding sequence ATGAGTTCAAGAGGCAGTCCATTTGGAGGAAGAGGCCGAGGTGGAGGAGGGAGAGGTGGAGGAAGAGGAGGTGGAGGTAGAAGTCCGGGTGGAGGCCGAGGTGGAGGAGGAAGAAGTCCAGGTGGAGGTAGAGGAAGAGGTGGAGGTAAAGGAGGTAGAGGAGGAGGTGGAGGAATGAAGGGAGGGtcaaaagtaataattgtTCCTCACAGACATGAAGGTGTTTTTATGGCAAAAGGTAAGAGTGATGCATTAGTAACCAGAAATATGGTACCAGGTGTTTCAATTTATGGTGAAAAAAGAGTAGAGACAACAGATCCTGAGACTAATGAAAAGATTGAATACCGTGTTTGGAATCCATTTAGATCGAAGTTGGGAGCAACTATTATTGGAGGTGTTGCTAATATGCCAATTAAACCAGGAGCAAAGGTATTATACTTGGGAGCAGCTAATGGAACAACAGTTTCTCATGTATCAGATATGGTCGGCCCGGAAGGTAGTGTTTATGCTGTAGAGTTTAGTCACAGATCTGGAAGAGATTTGACAGATATGGCTAAAAGACGTCAGAATATTGTTCCTATTGTAGAGGATGCAAGAACTCCTCAAAAGTATAGAATGCTTGTTCCAATGGTCGATGTTATCTTTTCTGATGTTGCCCAGCCTGACCAAGCTCGTATAGTAGCTTTAAATGCTCATCTTTTCCTTAAGAATAATGGATACTTTATAATATCTATTAAGGCAAGTTGCGTAGATTCTACTGCAAAACCAGAGGCTGTTTTTGCATCTGAAATAGATAAACTAAGAGCCGAAAAATGTAAACCAAAGGAACAGCTTACTCTTGAACCTTATCATAGAGATCATGCTGTAGTTATTGGGGTTTATAGACCTATTAAGAAGAAGGAGTAA
- a CDS encoding possible spliceosome factor, with product MPHFYSLTLESHGSILSAIQGSYSAAKAHEIVVNRGRSLELLRLDVNAAQIQSICLMDTFSLVRSISNLRLIGSGKDLIVVTSDSGNIVILDFNKDKNQFERIHSEPYGKSGCRRIVPGHYLAVDPMGRSIMIAAIERQKLVYTLTRKNKDADILDISSPMEAHKSHMVCFALVAMDVGFDNPMFATIEQSYSTENEELQQTKKHLIFWEVDLGLNYVSRKSSQVITESSHTLISVPGGNDGPSGVLVCDYKGIIYCKMGHSNIFCPYPFRFGDSSEYGTMIVASSLHKLKGFFLILVQTELGDIYRINLIHNEGIVKEMRIYYYDTIPVCNSLLLLRSGFLFASHEFGNHTNYQIVSLGDDKTDPYTSSLPDSNDLKRVYFRPRNCQCIRKSEEILSLSPITDIKVIDTNNDGTPQIVATCGRGPRSTLRVCSYGKNVEEIAENPLPGRPRCIWTLKNGIDPSLSGSQAEAAILDNIHHYIIISFIDRSLVLTIGEHVEETNDTLFTLNETTMYAASMIFYNSFLQVLETHVKLIIQDRIYDWKTPDSRKIIAADSNGRQVSLALEGGLIVILELNVNGVSGITNTGMGGLVEVCRREITCEIICIGIQQLSYSGQMRSDYVVVGTSTENALRLYKIDSAEKRLKQTCTQILPNSNSIPENVQLYHSNKYGHLILFVGLTTGVILSCKVDASNGSISDPRSKYLGNRGVNICRIMREDFGGEMSLVCMSSRPWLVDSQTSGVNFTPLQYRCIDSIAPLNTHQVNNGYVAVSGSTLLIFQVTQGFGESFSQSSINLSYTPRKLLTLPSPQLFTGLETLMSSGTLDIPKDQMIAIVETDHNSFDFGTKKEIILALQKLYNDKPLENNTDVKMEEVEEDEEKQKNDLKVKEDGDNLVMDIAQDEVQDSEKTKIEKMLSEIGIPGESGVLLAESEVGGFFAGEGKWGGCVRIVNLKSMETIQLIPLDTNEGCISACVCKFDELDLPCLVLGTVYGMKLNRGYNNNNSNNSTDSAKNNDKENHDSFGAAIKIFKYDSNYNFELVHITPIENSATALTGWRGRLLVGINKTLRVYSLGKKRLLRKSEYRNIPQGLTWIKVVNDRIFAGDISNGVLVFKFNNTSNQFILVAKDPMPRWLTSACEVLDYHTIAVSDKFDNIIVSRVPAEASDDFSFVTSFTDNNNSQSSALMRTHQINTVAQFHLGDIVTCLQKSQLTPTSAEAIIYGTVLGSIGSLSPILNNEDIELLSKLEILLRKQKSTLLSRDHLMFRSYYSPVHNVIDGDFCQTFTILDSQIQSEIASKLDVTVEEIYKKLDDYKTRLF from the coding sequence GATGTGAATGCAGCCCAAATTCAGAGTATTTGTTTGATGGATACTTTCTCTTTGGTTAGAAGTATTAGCAATTTGAGATTGATTGGATCAGGCAAAGATCTAATAGTTGTAACAAGCGACAGTGGaaatattgtaattttGGATTTTAACAAAGACAAAAACCAATTTGAAAGGATCCACTCTGAGCCATATGGCAAATCAGGATGTAGAAGAATTGTTCCAGGTCATTATCTTGCTGTTGATCCAATGGGCAGAAGTATAATGATTGCTGCAATTGAACGACAGAAGCTTGTTTATACTTTAACACGTAAAAATAAGGATGCAGATATTCTAGATATCTCATCTCCTATGGAGGCTCACAAAAGCCATATGGTTTGTTTTGCTCTAGTAGCAATGGATGTTGGATTTGATAATCCAATGTTTGCAACAATTGAACAATCATATTCTACAGAAAACGAAGAATTACAGCAAACAAAAAAACACCTAATTTTTTGGGAAGTTGATCTTGGTTTGAATTATGTTTCAAGAAAATCATCTCAAGTAATTACAGAAAGTTCTCATACATTAATCTCAGTACCAGGTGGAAATGACGGACCAAGTGGAGTTTTGGTTTGTGATTATAAAGGTATTATATATTGTAAAATGGGccattcaaatatattttgtcCATATCCATTCAGATTTGGAGATTCTTCAGAGTATGGAACAATGATTGTGGCTTCATCTTTACATAAACTTAAAGgtttctttttaatactaGTGCAAACAGAATTGGGAGATATTTAcagaattaatttaatacatAACGAAGGGATTGTTAAAGAAAtgagaatttattattatgataCTATACCTGTATGTAACTCGTTGCTTTTGTTAAGATCAGGGTTTCTTTTTGCATCACATGAATTTGGAAATCATacaaattatcaaattgtTTCACTTGGGGATGATAAAACTGATCCATATACTTCTTCTTTACCTGACTctaatgatttaaaaagaGTTTATTTTAGGCCAAGAAATTGTCAATGCATACGTAAATCCGAAGAAATACTATCTTTAAGCCCAATTACtgatattaaagttatCGATACTAATAATGATGGTACACCACAAATTGTTGCTACTTGTGGTAGAGGTCCAAGATCTACATTACGTGTATGTTCATATGGAAAAAATGTTGAAGAAATTGCAGAAAATCCATTACCTGGTAGACCAAGATGTATATGGACTTTAAAGAATGGTATTGATCCATCACTATCAGGTTCACAAGCTGAAGCTGCTATTTTGGATAATATACAtcattatataattatttcatttattgaTCGTTCGCTTGTGCTTACTATTGGTGAACATGTTGAAGAGACTAATGATACATTATTCACTTTAAATGAAACTACAATGTATGCTGCTTCTatgatattttataattcaTTCCTCCAAGTTTTGGAGACACATGTAAAGTTAATTATTCAAGATAGAATTTATGACTGGAAAACTCCTGATTCAAGGAAAATTATTGCAGCTGATTCTAATGGTCGTCAAGTTTCTTTGGCATTAGAAGGAGgtttaatagtaattttggaattaaatGTTAATGGTGTTTCTGGAATTACCAATACGGGAATGGGAGGATTAGTTGAAGTGTGTAGAAGAGAAATCACTTGTGAAATCATATGTATTGGCATACAACAATTATCTTATTCAGGCCAGATGAGAAGTGATTATGTTGTTGTTGGTACATCTACAGAAAATGCCTTAAGACTTTATAAAATTGATTCAGCAGAAAAAAGGCTAAAGCAAACATGTACCCAGATCTTACCTAATTCAAATAGTATACCAGAAAATGTTCAATTATATCattctaataaatatggccacttaattttatttgtagGTCTTACAACTGGTGTAATATTGAGTTGTAAAGTGGATGCAAGCAATGGTTCAATTAGTGATCCAAGAAGTAAATATTTGGGTAACAGAGGAGTGAATATATGTAGAATTATGAGAGAAGATTTTGGTGGTGAGATGAGTCTAGTATGTATGTCAAGCAGACCTTGGCTAGTTGATTCTCAGACTTCTGGTGTGAATTTTACACCATTACAATATAGATGTATTGATTCTATAGCTCCATTGAATACACATCAAGTTAACAATGGTTACGTAGCAGTTTCAGGATCCAccttattaatatttcaagttACTCAAGGATTTGGTGAATCATTTTCTCAAAGttcaataaatttaagTTATACCCCACGTAAATTATTAACACTTCCTTCACCACAATTGTTTACTGGTTTAGAGACTTTAATGTCATCAGGTACTTTAGATATTCCAAAGGATCAAATGATTGCAATAGTGGAGACAGATCataattcatttgattTTGGTACTAAAAAAGAGATTATTTTAGCACTTCAAAAACTTTATAACGATAAACCTTTGGAAAATAATACAGATGTTAAAATGGAGGAAgtagaagaagatgaagaaaaacaaaaaaatgatttaaaagTTAAGGAAGATGGTGATAATTTAGTAATGGATATTGCTCAAGATGAAGTTCAAGACTCtgaaaaaacaaaaatagaaaaaatgtTATCAGAAATTGGTATACCAGGTGAAAGTGGTGTACTACTTGCAGAGAGTGAAGTTGGAGGATTTTTTGCAGGAGAAGGTAAATGGGGTGGTTGTGTAAGGATagttaatttaaaatcaatGGAAACTATACAATTAATACCACTTGATACAAACGAAGGATGCATTTCTGCTTGCGTTTGTAAATTTGATGAGTTAGATTTGCCATGCTTAGTGCTTGGAACAGTATATGGAATGAAACTTAATAGAggatataataataataatagtaataatagtaCTGATTCAGCAAAGaataatgataaagaaaatcaCGATTCTTTTGGAGCAGCAATAAAGATATTCAAGTatgattcaaattataattttgaattagtGCATATAACTCCTATTGAAAATTCAGCAACAGCATTAACTGGTTGGAGAGGAAGATTATTGGTAGGTATTAACAAGACTTTAAGGGTTTATTCACTAGGAAAGAAGAGACTTCTTAGGAAGTCAgaatatagaaatattcCACAAGGTTTAACTTGGATTAAAGTAGTTAATGATCGTATTTTTGCTGGTGATATTTCAAATGGTGTTTTAGTTTTCaagtttaataatacatCAAATCAATTTATACTTGTAGCAAAAGACCCAATGCCAAGATGGTTAACTTCTGCATGTGAGGTATTGGATTATCACACAATTGCAGTAAGCGacaaatttgataatattattgtatCAAGAGTACCAGCTGAAGCTTCTGATGATTTTTCCTTTGTAACTTCATTTactgataataataatagtcAATCATCTGCGCTAATGAGAACACACCAGATTAACACTGTAGCTCAATTTCATCTTGGCGATATTGTTACATGTTTACAAAAATCGCAATTAACACCAACGTCTGCAGAGGCAATTATATATGGTACAGTACTTGGTAGTATTGGATCGTTATCTcctatattaaataatgaagatattgaGTTATTATCAAAACTTGAAATACTATTACGTAAGCAAAAATCAACTTTATTATCAAGAGATCATCTTATGTTTAGGTCATATTATTCTCCAGTACATAATGTAATTGACGGCGATTTTTGTCAGACTTTTACTATTTTAGATAGCCAAATTCAGTCAGAAATTGCTTCTAAACTAGATGTTACTGTTGAGGAAATCTACAAGAAGCTTGATGATTATAAGACAAGGTTATTTTAA
- a CDS encoding hypothetical protein (with signal peptide, possible plasmodium hits Py 23488316), whose amino-acid sequence MKMRIFFLINLLSIAGLSQYAHARLTRSTSDFGLLEPQFLPGTITTLIQTARKIIGANVEPVSVIGEGKSQISQKDSEKLYSEAVSSAVSVYQKAMNDATNNKLKQRDVVTSMPVVDSPRDPVCSVMISGELALALDPRNIFDVDLLGVKITKDDLLFMTDLKNPESLVRSFSLNKIEVPLESVQNSRKCFRMYFDGSPVVMCAKSDEERNEMMNKLTEAVSFFYLFELIQIYTKLSY is encoded by the coding sequence atgaaaatgagaattttctttttgattaatttacTATCAATAGCAGGATTGAGCCAATATGCTCATGCAAGATTAACCCGTTCAACATCAGATTTTGGTTTATTAGAGCCACAATTTTTACCTGGTACAATCACAACTTTAATACAAACTGCAAGAAAAATAATCGGTGCAAATGTCGAACCAGTATCAGTAATTGGGGAAGGTAAATCCCAGATAAGCCAGAAAGATTCTGAAAAGCTTTATAGTGAAGCAGTTTCATCAGCTGTTTCAGTTTACCAAAAAGCAATGAATGATGctacaaataataaattaaagcAAAGAGATGTTGTTACTAGTATGCCAGTAGTTGATTCACCAAGAGATCCTGTCTGTTCTGTAATGATTTCAGGTGAATTAGCTTTAGCTTTGGATccaagaaatattttcgATGTCGATCTTCTTGGAGTAAAAATTACTAAggatgatttattatttatgaCAGACCTAAAAAATCCAGAAAGCCTTGTAAGAAGTTTCTCacttaataaaattgaggTTCCTTTGGAATCTGTTCAAAATAGCAGAAAATGTTTCAGAATGTATTTCGATGGATCACCTGTAGTTATGTGTGCAAAGTCTGACGAAGAGAGAAACGAAATGATGAATAAGTTGACAGAAGCTgtaagttttttttatttatttgaattaattcaaatttatacaaaattatcatattaa
- a CDS encoding hypothetical protein (transcripts identified by EST), with protein MDNGVNEYGEQLMASEEAEDSQLDEEIHKKLIPFESNIEFDETQLPEETRQIINQNTRELLRNISFSNSGGLKGAIERSYLVRQQSLAHTKEEVVDAYKQRARLAAMVSRRRVTLQHVRAQFEAVAKFKRGLKHKDKSDSDETNIPIKSKTEHYDEPNEDFNASFEVSSPIQRESSISFAPVRFGSMSISDTLALQQLANMKIGSNDE; from the coding sequence atggaTAATGGAGTAAACGAATATGGAGAACAGCTGATGGCTTCAGAAGAAGCTGAGGATTCTCAGCTTGATGAAGAGATTCATAAGAAGTTGATTCCGTTTGAGAGTAATATAGAGTTTGATGAAACACAGTTACCAGAGGAAACAAgacaaataattaatcaaaatacTCGTGAATTGCTAAGAAATATCAGTTTTAGCAATTCAGGTGGTTTGAAAGGAGCCATAGAGCGTTCTTATTTAGTTAGGCAGCAATCACTAGCACACACTAAAGAGGAGGTAGTGGATGCTTATAAACAAAGAGCAAGATTAGCTGCAATGGTATCTAGAAGACGTGTAACATTACAACATGTAAGAGCTCAATTTGAAGCGGTTGCGAAGTTTAAAAGAGGTCTCAAACATAAAGATAAGAGTGATTCAGACGAGACTAATATTCCCATTAAGTCAAAAACTGAGCACTATGATGAGCCAAATGAAGATTTTAATGCAAGTTTCGAGGTTTCTAGCCCAATTCAAAGAGAATCATCAATATCTTTTGCACCTGTTAGATTCGGTAGCATGTCTATTTCCGATACACTTGCTTTACAACAACTTGCAAACATGAAGATAGGATCAAATGATGAATAA
- a CDS encoding zz domain protein, whose product NIIKSIKMKDLLDSDGESGNLHDTNTLKINEDYKRKYDERKRKEALSKAKELLKNDREGEDDDESYSESDSSDEDEDSDAELLDLKTQNKILETLDKIKKKDPSIYDNSHVIFPDSSDESDDSNESDIKSSNSNTQKNSKPMTFKDYEREILLKSQNDEEDNEIVKKGISKKLGYDKEQDELKKAFLKAAEGLDESEDELFSGTLIKKDKSKEELEEEERNFKSFLTRNIEEGGDPIESLNRYWGPEEDLDENEKFLRNYILNQEWKESNSQKRINDENSSSYTIQTEMDEEEDEKHLELSNEFEGIYNFRYEEPGANQQIMGYSRDISSLRRPDERRKLKRKEKKERKAEEKLRMEEELKVLKSMKRKEIIEKLKKIQEVSGISCISDEKLDLEGDFDPDKHDKYMEELFDDDYNEKKEDLSLCEILENNDEGLNELSDGNIKNEKEAKKHKKKLLMKENQLNDESEIKPPSTYEDDDYVWWQCDGCLKEILPNKKKFDCKVCENFTLCKSCCRNTNHEHPLEKSRVPEPINKEFNDNEEAEIDEMTSSNRLNLRYGDNEKINSLLDEYYSLHFEDVLDNGKMPVRFKYTNVEKNDYGLSVEDILSMDDKALNQHISLKKLAPYRVDKKRKYSPPVNTSNEAKSSNNMNKKHHNKGNKFKRSYSNNKNSLNTSHINKHRLESYY is encoded by the coding sequence aacataattaaaagtattaaaatGAAGGATTTATTAGATTCAGATGGAGAATCTGGAAATCTCCATGATACCAATACTTTAAAGATTAATGAAGAttacaaaagaaaatatgatgaaagaaagagaaaagaAGCTTTATCAAAAGCAAAAgaactattaaaaaatgatagAGAAGgagaagatgatgatgagaGCTATTCTGAGTCAGATTCATCAGATGAAGATGAGGATTCTGATGCAGAACTTTTGGACTTAAAGactcaaaataaaatacttgaaactttggataaaataaaaaagaaggaTCCTAGCATTTATGATAACTCGCATGTAATATTTCCAGATTCATCGGATGAATCTGATGATTCTAATGAATCTGATATAAAATCAAGTAATTCTAATACCCAAAAAAATAGTAAACCAATGACTTTTAAAGATTACGAAAGAgagattttattaaaatctcaaaatgatgaagaagataatgaaataGTTAAAAAAGGAATATCTAAGAAATTAGGTTATGATAAGGAACAAGATGAGCTAAAGAAAGCATTTCTTAAAGCAGCAGAAGGATTAGATGAAAGTGAAGACGAGTTATTTTCTGGAACTCTGATTAAGAAAGATAAAAGTAAGGAAGAgcttgaagaagaagaaagaaattttaaatcattCCTTACACGTAATATAGAGGAAGGAGGAGATCCAAtagaatctttaaataGATATTGGGGTCCTGAGGAAGATTtggatgaaaatgaaaagtttttaagaaattatatattaaatcaagAATGGAAAGAATCCAATAGTcagaaaagaattaatgatgaaaactCATCAAGTTATACAATTCAGACAGAAATGGAcgaagaagaagatgagaaacatttggaattatcaaatgaatttgaaggtatatataattttagatACGAAGAACCAGGAGCTAACCAACAGATTATGGGATACTCTAGAGATATATCATCCCTAAGAAGGCCAGATGAACGTAGAAAActgaaaagaaaagaaaaaaaagagagaaAAGCTGAGGAAAAGCTTAGAATGGAGGAGGAATTAAAGGTTTTAAAGAGTATGAAGAGGAaggaaattattgaaaagcTTAAAAAGATTCAAGAAGTTTCAGGAATTAGCTGTATTTCAGATGAAAAGTTGGATTTGGAAGGAGATTTTGATCCTGATAAACATGATAAATATATGGAGGAGCTCtttgatgatgattataatgaaaagaaGGAAGATCTTTCATTATGTGAgattttggaaaataatgatgaagGATTGAATGAATTAAGTGATGGgaatataaaaaatgagaaaGAGGCCAAAAAACATAAAAAGAAGCTTTTAATGAAAGAAAACCAATTAAATGACGAATCAGAAATAAAACCACCATCTACttatgaagatgatgacTATGTATGGTGGCAATGTGATGGTTGTTTGAAAGAGATTCTTccaaataagaaaaaatttgattgtAAAGTTTGTGAGAACTTTACTCTTTGTAAGTCTTGTTGTAGAAATACCAACCACGAGCATCCTCTTGAAAAGAGTCGTGTACCAGAGccaattaataaagaatttaatgataatgaagaagcggaaattgatgaaatgACCAGTTCTAACAGGCTGAATTTGAGATATGGAGACAATGAAAAGATTAATAGTTTGTTGGATGAATATTATAGTCTCCATTTTGAAGATGTTTTAGACAATGGTAAGATGCCAGTTAGATTTAAGTATACAAATGTCGAAAAGAATGACTATGGACTTAGTGTTGAAGATATTTTATCAATGGATGATAAAGCATTGAATCAAcatatttctttaaagaaGCTGGCTCCATATAGGGTTGATAAGAAGAGAAAGTATTCACCACCAGTAAATACTTCAAATGAAGCAAAATCTTCGAATAATATGAACAAGAAGCATCATAATAAGggtaataaattcaaacgaagttattcaaataataagaattcattaaatacaTCCCATATTAATAAGCATCGTCTTGAATCttactattaa
- a CDS encoding hypothetical protein (similar to ubiquitin-like protein SMT3 (SUMO), Pf besthit 23613081; transcripts identified by EST), translating into MDPGFTDNSSMGAGEGSNDGHQIEQKPVIDQGTGGASDDSQYVTVKVRSPDGEQVLYRIKKKTRLQKLMNSFCQRTGQNEQSIRFLFEGERLRPEMTAEDAGLQEGDLIDAMISQVGGGIRM; encoded by the coding sequence aTGGATCCAGGATTCACAGATAATAGTAGTATGGGTGCAGGCGAGGGGAGTAATGACGGACATCAAATTGAGCAGAAGCCAGTAATAGATCAAGGAACAGGAGGAGCTTCTGATGATAGTCAGTATGTAACAGTCAAGGTAAGAAGTCCAGATGGGGAACAAGTTTTATATagaattaagaaaaaaactCGTTTACAAAAATTGATGAATTCTTTCTGTCAAAGAACTGGCCAAAATGAACAATCAATTCGTTTCTTATTTGAAGGTGAGCGTTTAAGGCCAGAAATGACAGCTGAAGACGCTGGATTACAGGAGGGAGATTTGATTGATGCAATGATTTCTCAAGTTGGGGGAGGAATAAGAATGTAA
- a CDS encoding conserved protein, methylase — protein YWFNFLIDKYIKESVKNWDKFYKRNNINFFLDRHWIDKEFKELISNSTNISDDMNPKVLIEFGCGVGNSLIPLLQISKDLHCIGFDCSSRAISLFEERWNKILANLENNENNEKNSKICPFNCLKDSDKPCTRFRGFVFDIVHSDIPTYICPESFADFGLLIFVLSAIHPKHHQDVITRCSKSLKSGATLLFRDYGRYDMAQLRFAKSSKSKITDNFYVRYDGTFAYYFTIEEIENLFVNAGFKVISNHYCLREVVNRKTQVTMQRVWIQAKFTKI, from the coding sequence tattggtttaactttttaataGACAAATATATAAAGGAATCTGTAAAGAATTGGGATAAGTtttataaaagaaataatataaacTTCTTTCTAGATAGACATTGGATAGATAAGGAGTTTAAAGAGTTAATTTCTAATAGTACAAATATATCAGATGATATGAATCCTAAagtattaattgaatttggATGTGGAGTAggtaattctttaataccattattacaaatttcAAAGGATTTACATTGTATTGGATTTGATTGTTCTTCAAGAgcaatttctttatttgaagaaagaTGGAATAAGATTTTGGCtaatcttgaaaataatgaaaataatgaaaaaaattcaaaaatatgtccatttaattgtttaaaAGATTCAGATAAGCCATGCACTAGATTTAGAGGATTTGTATTTGATATAGTACATTCTGATATACCAACATATATTTGTCCCGAAAGTTTTGCAGATTTTGGCTTATTAATCTTTGTATTATCTGCAATACATCCAAAACATCACCAGGATGTAATTACAAGATGCTCAAAATCTCTGAAATCTGGAGCTACTTTACTTTTTAGAGATTACGGTAGGTATGATATGGCACAACTCAGATTTGCTAAATCAAGTAAATCTAAAATCACAGATAATTTTTATGTTAGATATGATGGAACATTCGCATACTATTTTactattgaagaaattgaaaatttatttgttaatgCAGGATTCAAAGTAATCTCAAATCACTATTGTCTTAGAGAAGTTGTTAATAGAAAAACTCAAGTTACTATGCAAAGAGTTTGGATTCAAGCCAAATTCACTAAGATCTAA